CATGGTCCTCGACGACCTGCTGCCCAGGGCCACGATCTACCGGACCCGCGTCGGCGACGTGTACGTCGCCGGCGAGGTCAAACGCCGAGGCGCGGAGTTCGGCGGCGAGCCCTCGGGCACGTGGATCTTCCCGAAGGCCACGCTCTGCCCCGACGGCGTGTACGCCGCCGCGCGGCTCGTGAAGATGGCGGCCGAGGGATCCCTGGAGTCTGAAATCCGTGCGATCCCACGGTACCCCACGATCCGGGGCGCGGTCCCCTTCAATCGCATGCGCCGCGCGCAGGTCGCGGCGAAGCTGGACGCGGCGCTCCCCGGCCTCGGCGCCGACGTGACCACGATCGATGGCTGGCGGCTCCAGTGGGACGACGGCTGGGCGCTCATCCGTCTCTCCGGGACGGAGCCTAAAATCCGCGTGCTCGCGGAGTCGCGGAACGAGGCCAGAGCAAAGGCGATATACGCCGCGGCCCTATCGAGCGCGCAGAGCGCGGCGGCATGAAGGCGGTCATTCTCGCAGCGGGCGAGGGCACGCGGATGCGGCCCCTAACCGCGAACCTGCCCAAGCCGCTGCTCCCCGTGGCCGGTAAGCCGTTCCTCCGCCACACCCTGGAGGCCGTGCGCCGGGCCGGCATCCGCGACGTGACGATCCTGATCGGGTGGCAAGGCCATCGGATCCGGGAGAGCTTCGGCCGCGGGGAGGAGCTGGGTCTCTCCATTGCCTACGAGGAGCAGGCCGAGCGCCTGGGGACCGCGCACGCCCTCGGGCAGCTGCGCGCGCACGTGGACGGTCCTTTCCTCAGCATCAACGGCGACGTCGTCGTCTCGGGCGACGCGCTCCGGGAGCTGGTCGCCTTCCAGGGCAAGGCGGGCGGGCCCACGTTGGCCTTGGCGGAGGTCCCCGATCCGCGTCCGTTCGGTGTCGTCGAGATCAAGGACGGGCGCGTCACGGGGTTGGAAGAAAAGCCCCGGTCTCCGAAGGCCCACCTGATCAACGCGGGCATCTACGTCTTCGAGCCGGACATCTTCCCGCTGATCGACGCGACGCCCAAGTCGCCGCGGGGCGAGTTCGAGATCACGGACACGATCCGGATGCTCCTGGCCAAGCGAGACGTCCATGGCTTCCGACTCCCGGGAGAATGGCTCGATGTGGGTCGACCGTGGGACCTCCTTCGCGCGAACGCCGCCCTCCTGAAGCCGCTCAAGGGGGCCGTCCATGGGACCGTGGACGCGGGCGCGACCCTCGTGGGCGAGGTCCTCGTCGAGGAGGATGCGCACGTGCGGCCCGGATCGCACGTCGAAGGCCCCACGATCATCGGACCCGGAGCGGAAGTGGGACCGAACTGCTACATTCGGCCCGCGTCGGCGATCGGCGCGAAGGCGAAGGTCGGCAATGCGTGCGAGGTGAAGAACAGCATCCTCATGGAAGGGACGCGCGTCCCTCACCAGAACTACGTGGGCGATAGCGTGCTCGGAGAGCGATGCAACCTCGGCGCGGGGACCAAGGTCGCGAACCTCCGCTTGGACGAGGGCAACGTCCGCGTCCTGTTCCGGGGAGCCGAGGTGGACACGGGCCTCCGCAAGCTCGGCGTGATCATGGGGGACGACGTGAAGGTGGGCATCAACGCGTCGATCGACGCGGGCACGATCATCGGGGAAGGCGCGTTCATCGGACCCGGGGCGACGGTCCGCGGCAACATCGCTCCGCGCAGCCGGATCTTCTGAGGCGGCGTGCGTGCGCATCGTCCAGGTTTCGCCCTGGTTCTATCCCCACCTGGGTGGCGTGGAGAGCCACGTCCTCGGGTTGTCGCGGGAGCTCGCCGCTCGGGGTCACGAGGTCACCGTCGTCACGGCCCGGCACACGTCGTCCGCGCCGGAACGGGAATCCGTGGACGGGTTCGACATCGTCCGCGTGAAGCCGCGGATGGTCGTCCTCCGGACGCCGATCGCCCCGAGGATGCGGACCGTGCTCCGAGGGCTGACGGCGGACGTGGTCCACGCGCATCTGCCGCCCCCCCTGAGCGCTCACTACGCCGCGGACGTCTGCGAGCAACGGGGCACGCCCCTCGTCGTCACGTACCACTGCGACGTCGAGATTCCCTCGGTCGTCGGATCCTTCATCGAAACGCTCTATCGCCGCAGCCTGGGAGCCTCGACCCTGCGCCGAGCCGCCAAGGTGATTGTGACCACGAAGACGTACGCCGCGACGAGTCGCTCCGTGTGGCGGCACAACCCCGTCGTGATTCCGAACGCGGTCGACGTCCATCGGTTCCACCCCGACGTGGACGGGAGCGCGGTCCGGGCGAGGCTCAAGATTCCCCCGGGGCGGCCCATCGTTCTGCTCGTCGGCCGCATCGTGCCCCACAAGGGCGTGGAGCACTTCATCGAGGCCGCGCGGTACCTGTCCGGGGTCCAGTTGCTCGTCGCGGGGGAAGGGTCGTCCTTGGAGAGCATGGAGCGCCTCGCGCGCTCGCTCGGTGTCAAGGACCGGATCCTGTTCCTCGGTCGCGTCTCCCAGGAGAACCTGCCCAAGGTGTACGCGGTCTGCGATGTGTTCGTCCTCCCGAGCGTCTCCCGCCTCGAGGCGTTCGGGATCGTGGCCTTGGAGGCCATGGCGACAGGCAAGGCCGTCGTCGTCGCGGACATCCCGGGCGTGCGGGAGGTCATCGAGGACGGGAAGGAGGGCCTCCTCGCGGACCCCGTGAACCCCCAGGACCTCGCGGAGAAGATCCGCCGACTCATCGAGAATCCGACCCTGCGGGCCGAGATGGGACGACGCGCGCGGGAGAAGGTCCTCGCACGCTTCACCACGGAAACCGTGGCGGACCAGATCCTCCAGGTCTACGCGGACGTCCGAGCTCCGCGGACGTCTACGGGACCACGGTGAGGAGAACCGGCTCGCCCTTGTTCGTCCACGCGGCCCAGGTCTGCTCCGTGAACGGATGGCCTGTGATGATATGGAGGCCGCTGAAGTTGCTGAAGAGCATCCGGTCCTCGTCCGAGGGTCGGAACACGCCGCTCGGATGGGAGTGGACGGTTCCCACGACCCCCAGGTTCGGGGGGAGCAACCACGTCTGGAAGATCGCGTGGCGCCGGCCGCTCACGGTGCCCGGGATCATCACGAGCTCCACGATGACGCCCTCCTCGGCCCGCAGGAACGCGCCGAACTCGTTCGGGTACATGTCCCGCGAAGCCTCCAGGATCATCCGCAGGCACTTGCGCGTGATCGCCGAGGGTCGCTTGGGCATCATCCTCACTGGCGGGAGATTTTCTCCTCGAATCGCTTGTAGAAATCGTCCCGGAACCGGATGAACCGCGCGGGCTTCTCCGAGGCCGTGACGACGACCTGCTCGGTGCCCTTCAGGTGCGTCTCCCGCTGGCCGTCCATCACGAGGACGCACTCCTTCGGCTTGACCAGGGTCACGCGGACCTGGCTCGCCGCGGGGAAGACATGGGGCCGATAGGACGGCTTGAAGGGGGCGATCGCGGTGGCGATGATCGCGCGGACCCGAGGGTCCACGATGGGGCCGCCCACGGACATGGAGTAGGACGTCGACCCCGTCGGCGTGGCGAGGACCATGGCGTCGGCCCGGACCTGGGTCACGGGGGCGCCGTCCAGGTCGACGGCGAAATGGCGGATCTTCGCGACCTGCGCCGTGTGCACGACGGCCTCGTTCAGGCAGTCGAACAGGCGCTGCCCGTCCACGGTGACCTTGAGCCGGAGGCGCTCCTCGACCTTGTAGTCCTTCGCGAGGATGCGGCCGAGGAAGTTCTCCACCTCGTTCGCGTACACCTCCGCAAGGAACCCGAGGGAGCCCGAGTTGATCCCGAGAACGTCCGCGTCCACGAGCTGCAGCGCGCGGAGGATCGTCCCATCGCCGCCAATGGCCAGAATGATGTCGGGCTTCATGTGGGCCAACGGCATGCCCGTCCGACCGACGTCCTTCGCGATCTCCGTCTCGAGGAGGACCTCATGCTTGGGCTCCAGGAAGCGAAGGATGCGTTGGGTGGCACCCAGGGAATCGGGGATGTGCGGATTCGCCGTGATGCCGAACCTCATCGGATCATCTCCAGGACCCTGCGGTCGCCGACCGCGATCAGGTCCGTGTGGGCCTCGGGCGTGAGGGGCATGTCCAAGCCTTTTCCGTCGAGCGTGAGCACCTCACCGCCCGCCTCGCGGACGATCAGCGTGCCCGCAGCGATGTCGCAGGCGCGGAGCTTGAGGCGTTCCTCCCGGCTATGCATGAAGTACACGTCGGCGGCCCCTCGCGCGACA
Above is a window of Thermoplasmata archaeon DNA encoding:
- the glmU gene encoding bifunctional sugar-1-phosphate nucleotidylyltransferase/acetyltransferase; protein product: MKAVILAAGEGTRMRPLTANLPKPLLPVAGKPFLRHTLEAVRRAGIRDVTILIGWQGHRIRESFGRGEELGLSIAYEEQAERLGTAHALGQLRAHVDGPFLSINGDVVVSGDALRELVAFQGKAGGPTLALAEVPDPRPFGVVEIKDGRVTGLEEKPRSPKAHLINAGIYVFEPDIFPLIDATPKSPRGEFEITDTIRMLLAKRDVHGFRLPGEWLDVGRPWDLLRANAALLKPLKGAVHGTVDAGATLVGEVLVEEDAHVRPGSHVEGPTIIGPGAEVGPNCYIRPASAIGAKAKVGNACEVKNSILMEGTRVPHQNYVGDSVLGERCNLGAGTKVANLRLDEGNVRVLFRGAEVDTGLRKLGVIMGDDVKVGINASIDAGTIIGEGAFIGPGATVRGNIAPRSRIF
- a CDS encoding glycosyltransferase family 4 protein, which gives rise to MRIVQVSPWFYPHLGGVESHVLGLSRELAARGHEVTVVTARHTSSAPERESVDGFDIVRVKPRMVVLRTPIAPRMRTVLRGLTADVVHAHLPPPLSAHYAADVCEQRGTPLVVTYHCDVEIPSVVGSFIETLYRRSLGASTLRRAAKVIVTTKTYAATSRSVWRHNPVVIPNAVDVHRFHPDVDGSAVRARLKIPPGRPIVLLVGRIVPHKGVEHFIEAARYLSGVQLLVAGEGSSLESMERLARSLGVKDRILFLGRVSQENLPKVYAVCDVFVLPSVSRLEAFGIVALEAMATGKAVVVADIPGVREVIEDGKEGLLADPVNPQDLAEKIRRLIENPTLRAEMGRRAREKVLARFTTETVADQILQVYADVRAPRTSTGPR
- a CDS encoding Mov34/MPN/PAD-1 family protein — encoded protein: MMPKRPSAITRKCLRMILEASRDMYPNEFGAFLRAEEGVIVELVMIPGTVSGRRHAIFQTWLLPPNLGVVGTVHSHPSGVFRPSDEDRMLFSNFSGLHIITGHPFTEQTWAAWTNKGEPVLLTVVP
- a CDS encoding NAD(+)/NADH kinase, whose product is MRFGITANPHIPDSLGATQRILRFLEPKHEVLLETEIAKDVGRTGMPLAHMKPDIILAIGGDGTILRALQLVDADVLGINSGSLGFLAEVYANEVENFLGRILAKDYKVEERLRLKVTVDGQRLFDCLNEAVVHTAQVAKIRHFAVDLDGAPVTQVRADAMVLATPTGSTSYSMSVGGPIVDPRVRAIIATAIAPFKPSYRPHVFPAASQVRVTLVKPKECVLVMDGQRETHLKGTEQVVVTASEKPARFIRFRDDFYKRFEEKISRQ